The following coding sequences are from one Rathayibacter sp. VKM Ac-2760 window:
- a CDS encoding replication-associated recombination protein A: MTMQQAGLRSGATPLAVRMRPRSLEEVAGQRHLLTPGSPLVALAADTTGERGAVSVILWGPPGTGKTTLAQAVAHSSGRRFVELSAVTAGVKDVRQVMEEALSTRDLYGTSTVLFLDEIHRFTKAQQDALLPGVENGWVILIAATTENPSFSVIAPLLSRSLLLTLNTLDDDDLGVLVDRALHDERGLRDSVRLDPEARASIVRLASGDARRALTALEAAATSARSEAREAERVARASAGEGSDEDDDEDDEDDPAESAAPVEPELPLITVEVVARAVDRALLRYDRNGDEHYDVISAFIKSIRGSDVDAALHYLARMIEAGEDPRFIARRIIVSASEDIGMADPQALVVAIAAADAVQFIGMPEGRIPLAQAVVHLATAPKSNASYSAIDRAIADVRAGKAGRVPPHLRDAHYPGAKRLGHGKGYRYPHDVELGVLEQQYLPDELRGARYYAPTEHGNERDVSARLAKLLRIIRGRG; this comes from the coding sequence ATGACGATGCAGCAGGCCGGACTCCGCTCCGGAGCGACCCCGCTCGCCGTCCGCATGCGCCCCCGCAGCCTCGAGGAGGTCGCCGGCCAGCGGCACCTGCTCACTCCCGGCTCGCCGCTCGTCGCCCTCGCGGCCGACACCACGGGCGAGCGCGGCGCGGTCTCGGTCATCCTCTGGGGCCCGCCGGGCACCGGCAAGACGACGCTCGCGCAGGCCGTCGCGCACTCGAGCGGCCGCCGCTTCGTCGAGCTCTCGGCCGTCACGGCCGGCGTCAAGGACGTGCGGCAGGTGATGGAGGAGGCGCTGTCCACCCGTGACCTCTACGGCACCTCCACCGTCCTCTTCCTCGATGAGATCCATCGCTTCACCAAGGCGCAGCAGGACGCGCTGCTCCCCGGCGTGGAGAACGGCTGGGTCATCCTCATCGCGGCGACGACCGAGAACCCGTCCTTCTCGGTGATCGCCCCGCTGCTCTCGCGCTCCCTCCTGCTGACGCTGAACACCCTCGACGACGACGACCTCGGCGTGCTGGTCGACCGGGCGCTGCACGACGAGCGCGGCCTGCGCGACTCGGTGCGGCTCGATCCGGAGGCCCGGGCGAGCATCGTCCGCCTCGCCTCGGGCGATGCCCGGCGGGCGCTGACGGCGCTCGAGGCGGCCGCCACCTCGGCCCGGTCCGAGGCGCGCGAGGCCGAGCGCGTCGCGCGGGCGTCCGCCGGCGAGGGATCGGACGAGGACGACGACGAGGACGACGAGGACGATCCGGCCGAGTCCGCCGCGCCGGTGGAGCCGGAGCTCCCGCTGATCACCGTCGAGGTGGTCGCCCGCGCCGTCGACCGGGCGCTGCTGCGCTACGACCGCAACGGCGACGAGCACTACGACGTCATCAGCGCCTTCATCAAGTCGATCCGCGGGTCGGACGTCGACGCGGCGCTGCACTACCTGGCCCGCATGATCGAGGCGGGGGAGGACCCGCGGTTCATCGCGCGCCGGATCATCGTCTCGGCCTCGGAGGACATCGGCATGGCGGATCCGCAGGCGCTCGTCGTCGCGATCGCGGCGGCCGACGCCGTGCAGTTCATCGGCATGCCGGAGGGGCGGATCCCGCTCGCCCAGGCCGTCGTCCACCTCGCCACCGCCCCGAAGTCGAACGCCTCGTACTCGGCGATCGACAGGGCGATCGCCGACGTCCGCGCCGGCAAGGCGGGCCGGGTGCCGCCGCACCTGCGCGACGCGCACTACCCGGGCGCCAAGCGTCTCGGCCACGGCAAGGGCTACCGCTATCCGCACGACGTCGAACTCGGCGTGCTCGAGCAGCAGTACCTGCCGGACGAGCTGCGCGGCGCGCGCTACTACGCGCCGACCGAGCACGGCAACGAGCGCGACGTCTCGGCCCGGCTGGCGAAGCTGCTGCGCATCATCCGCGGTCGCGGCTGA
- a CDS encoding peptidylprolyl isomerase, with amino-acid sequence MAQGRTNDREARTRLRAYQARQSLHRTRAKRRVRDNVIAAVAGVVVIALAVVAQLLYFSGGPGTPVAEPTSSESATPSPTPAATGENTGDVPSADIAEGRDWTGTMSINGDELGITLAGAAAPQAVSSFLSLSQSGFYDGVSCHRLTTEGLYVLQCGDPNGDGTGGPGYSYGPVENAPADGDYPAGTIAMARQGGNGYSQGSQFFVVYQDTQLPADAAGGYTVVGQVTSGLDALITDVVAKGTADGSGDGAPAEPVTLGGISLQ; translated from the coding sequence GTGGCCCAGGGCAGGACGAACGATCGCGAGGCGCGCACCCGGCTGCGGGCCTACCAGGCGCGGCAGAGCCTGCACCGCACCCGGGCGAAGCGCCGGGTCCGCGACAACGTGATCGCCGCCGTCGCCGGCGTCGTCGTCATCGCCCTCGCCGTCGTCGCCCAGCTCCTCTACTTCTCCGGTGGCCCCGGCACTCCGGTCGCCGAGCCCACGTCCTCCGAGAGCGCGACGCCCTCGCCGACACCCGCCGCGACCGGCGAGAACACCGGCGACGTCCCCTCCGCCGACATCGCCGAGGGCCGCGACTGGACCGGCACGATGTCGATCAACGGCGACGAGCTGGGGATCACCCTGGCCGGCGCCGCCGCACCGCAGGCGGTCTCCTCCTTCCTCTCCCTCTCGCAGTCCGGCTTCTACGACGGCGTCTCCTGCCACCGCCTCACCACCGAGGGCCTCTACGTGCTCCAGTGCGGCGACCCGAACGGCGACGGCACCGGCGGTCCCGGCTACAGCTACGGGCCCGTGGAGAACGCGCCGGCCGACGGCGACTACCCCGCGGGCACCATCGCGATGGCACGCCAGGGCGGCAACGGCTACAGCCAGGGCAGCCAGTTCTTCGTCGTCTACCAGGACACCCAGCTGCCGGCGGACGCCGCGGGCGGCTACACCGTCGTCGGCCAGGTCACCTCGGGGCTCGATGCGCTGATCACCGATGTCGTCGCGAAGGGGACGGCCGACGGCTCCGGCGACGGCGCCCCCGCCGAGCCGGTCACCCTCGGCGGGATCTCGCTCCAGTAG
- the alaS gene encoding alanine--tRNA ligase produces MQTADIRNRWLDFFGSRGHTVVPSASLVSEDPSLLFTVAGMVPFVPYLTGVVPAPYSRATSVQKCIRTNDIEEVGKTPRHGTFFQMNGNFSFGDYFKEGAIGYAWELLTGSESDGKLGFDEKDLWVTVYKDDDEAIALWKKIAGLPDERIQRLDKDTNYWSTGQPGPAGPCSEIFFDRGPAYGIDGGPATDDDRYVEIWNLVFMQYLRGQGTSKVDFDILGELPSKNIDTGMGLERVAFLKQGVENMYEIDQVRPVLDRAAELSGRRYGAVHEDDVRMRVIADHVRSSLMLLSDGVTPSNEGRGYILRRLMRRTVRAMRLLGVDTATFPELFTASRDAMASAYPEVSTEFERLSTSAYGEEEAFLRTLEAGTEILDLAVLKTKKAEAAVLPGDTAFLLHDTFGFPIDLTLEIAEESGLSVDRDAFDSLMTAQRTRAKADAKSKKNALADLSVYADFRAKGETLFTGYDVLDTESRILGLIVGGHAVQKAVAGDIAEVILEATSLYAESGGQEADAGRIVGTGFDLEVLDVQKPVKGLISHKVQVASGEVGVGDAATSVVDRDWRRGARQAHSGTHLIHAALRQVLGPQAHQSGSFNKAGYLRLDFSWNQALSLETRSEIEDIANGAIRDNLEVVTRELPLDEAKALGAMALFGEKYGEVVRVVDIGGPWSRELCAGTHVGTSAEVGLISLISESSVGSTNRRVESLVGREALSDLVAERALVSTISSSLKTPREQLPDRIAELVASLKAAEKRIAGFEARALAERVPAIAATKRSINGVTIVAENVGTAGSGDELRSLVISVRERLGQEAAVVALAADVAGKPAVIVATTPAARELGRKAGVLARRAAGVLGGGGGGKDDLAQGGGSDVTAIGAALEAVVEEATR; encoded by the coding sequence ATGCAGACCGCTGACATCCGCAACCGCTGGCTCGACTTCTTCGGGAGCCGCGGTCACACCGTGGTCCCCTCCGCCTCCCTCGTGAGCGAGGACCCGAGCCTCCTCTTCACCGTCGCCGGCATGGTGCCCTTCGTGCCCTACCTCACCGGGGTCGTCCCCGCGCCGTACTCGCGCGCGACGAGCGTGCAGAAGTGCATCCGCACGAACGACATCGAGGAGGTCGGCAAGACCCCCCGGCACGGCACGTTCTTCCAGATGAACGGCAACTTCTCCTTCGGCGACTACTTCAAGGAGGGGGCGATCGGCTACGCCTGGGAGCTCCTCACCGGCAGCGAGAGCGACGGCAAGCTCGGCTTCGACGAGAAGGACCTCTGGGTCACGGTCTACAAGGACGACGACGAGGCCATCGCGCTGTGGAAGAAGATCGCCGGCCTGCCCGACGAGCGGATCCAGCGCCTGGACAAGGACACCAACTACTGGTCCACCGGGCAGCCCGGCCCCGCCGGTCCCTGCTCCGAGATCTTCTTCGACCGCGGCCCCGCCTACGGCATCGACGGCGGCCCGGCCACCGACGACGACCGCTACGTCGAGATCTGGAACCTGGTCTTCATGCAGTACCTGCGCGGGCAGGGCACCAGCAAGGTCGACTTCGACATCCTCGGCGAGCTGCCGAGCAAGAACATCGACACCGGCATGGGCCTCGAGCGCGTCGCGTTCCTCAAGCAGGGCGTCGAGAACATGTACGAGATCGACCAGGTGCGCCCGGTCCTCGACCGCGCCGCGGAGCTCTCCGGCCGCCGCTACGGCGCCGTGCACGAGGACGACGTGCGGATGCGCGTCATCGCCGATCACGTGCGCTCCTCGCTGATGCTGCTCTCCGACGGCGTCACGCCGTCCAACGAGGGCCGCGGCTACATCCTGCGCCGCCTGATGCGCCGCACGGTGCGCGCGATGCGCCTGCTCGGTGTCGACACCGCGACGTTCCCCGAGCTGTTCACCGCCTCCCGCGACGCGATGGCCTCGGCCTACCCGGAGGTCTCGACCGAGTTCGAGCGTCTCTCCACCAGCGCCTACGGCGAGGAGGAGGCGTTCCTGCGCACCCTCGAGGCCGGGACCGAGATCCTCGACCTCGCGGTGCTGAAGACGAAGAAGGCGGAGGCGGCCGTGCTGCCGGGCGACACCGCCTTCCTCCTGCACGACACGTTCGGCTTCCCGATCGACCTCACCCTCGAGATCGCCGAGGAGTCGGGCCTCAGCGTCGACCGCGACGCGTTCGACTCCCTGATGACCGCCCAGCGCACCCGGGCGAAGGCCGACGCGAAGTCGAAGAAGAACGCCCTGGCCGACCTCTCGGTCTACGCCGACTTCCGCGCCAAGGGCGAGACGCTCTTCACCGGCTACGACGTGCTCGACACCGAGTCCCGGATCCTCGGCCTCATCGTCGGCGGTCACGCGGTGCAGAAGGCGGTCGCCGGCGACATCGCCGAGGTCATCCTCGAGGCCACCTCGCTGTACGCCGAGTCGGGCGGCCAGGAGGCGGATGCCGGCCGCATCGTCGGCACCGGCTTCGACCTCGAGGTCCTCGACGTGCAGAAGCCGGTCAAGGGCCTGATCAGCCACAAGGTCCAGGTCGCCAGCGGCGAGGTCGGGGTCGGCGACGCCGCCACCTCCGTCGTCGACCGCGACTGGCGCCGCGGCGCGCGCCAGGCGCACTCCGGCACGCACCTCATCCACGCGGCGCTGCGCCAGGTCCTCGGCCCGCAGGCGCACCAGTCCGGCTCCTTCAACAAGGCCGGCTACCTGCGCCTCGACTTCTCCTGGAACCAGGCGCTCTCGCTCGAGACCCGCAGCGAGATCGAGGACATCGCCAACGGCGCGATCCGCGACAACCTCGAGGTCGTCACCCGCGAGCTCCCGCTCGACGAGGCCAAGGCGCTCGGCGCGATGGCGCTCTTCGGCGAGAAGTACGGCGAGGTCGTCCGCGTCGTCGACATCGGCGGCCCCTGGTCGCGCGAGCTGTGCGCCGGCACCCACGTCGGCACCTCGGCCGAGGTCGGGCTGATCAGCCTGATCAGCGAGTCGTCGGTCGGCTCGACCAACCGCCGCGTCGAGTCGCTCGTCGGCCGCGAGGCGCTGAGCGACCTGGTCGCCGAGCGCGCGCTGGTCTCGACGATCTCGTCGTCGCTGAAGACCCCGCGCGAGCAACTGCCGGACCGCATCGCCGAGCTCGTCGCGAGCTTGAAGGCCGCCGAGAAGCGGATCGCCGGCTTCGAGGCGCGCGCCCTCGCCGAGCGCGTCCCCGCCATCGCCGCCACGAAGCGCTCGATCAACGGCGTCACGATCGTCGCCGAGAACGTCGGCACGGCCGGCTCCGGCGACGAGCTGCGCTCGCTCGTGATCTCTGTGCGCGAGCGACTCGGCCAGGAGGCGGCGGTCGTCGCCCTCGCGGCCGACGTCGCCGGCAAGCCCGCCGTCATCGTCGCCACCACTCCCGCCGCCCGCGAGCTCGGCCGGAAGGCGGGCGTGCTCGCCCGCCGCGCCGCCGGCGTGCTCGGCGGCGGCGGTGGCGGCAAGGACGACCTCGCCCAGGGCGGCGGCTCGGACGTGACCGCCATCGGCGCCGCGCTCGAGGCCGTCGTCGAGGAGGCGACGCGCTAG
- the aroC gene encoding chorismate synthase, producing the protein MLRWLTAGESHGPELVAVLEGLPAGVPVSLDDVRADLARRKLGYGRGARMKFEQDELNVSSGIRHGATTGGPIALRIGNTEWARWVDVMAAEPRDPETLPKGRGAALTRPRPGHADLVGMQKYGFEESRNVLERASARETAARVALGAVARRFLGELGITLVSHTLAIGPVRVPEGSALPTPADVDALDADPLRCHDAATSALMVAEVDRAHEDGDTLGGVVEVLAYDLPPGLGSYVHWDRRLDAQLAAALMGIQAIKGVEIGDGFLTTTRRGSEAHDELFAAEGGIGRSSDRAGGTEGGMSTGTVLRVRAGMKPIATVPHALRTVDVATGEAAGAHHQRSDVCAVPASGVVAEAMVALVLANAVLEKFGGDSITETRRNLRGYLDAIPEELRTLAASDPALGLV; encoded by the coding sequence ATGCTCCGTTGGCTCACGGCCGGGGAATCCCACGGCCCCGAACTCGTCGCCGTCCTCGAAGGACTGCCGGCGGGTGTCCCCGTCTCCCTCGACGACGTCCGCGCCGACCTCGCCCGGCGCAAGCTCGGCTACGGTCGCGGCGCCCGGATGAAGTTCGAGCAGGACGAGCTGAACGTCTCGTCCGGCATCCGCCACGGCGCCACGACGGGCGGCCCGATCGCGCTGCGCATCGGCAACACCGAGTGGGCGCGCTGGGTCGACGTGATGGCCGCCGAGCCGCGTGACCCCGAGACGCTGCCCAAGGGCCGCGGCGCCGCGCTCACCCGCCCGCGCCCGGGCCACGCCGACCTGGTCGGCATGCAGAAGTACGGCTTCGAGGAGTCGCGCAACGTCCTCGAGCGCGCCTCGGCGCGCGAGACGGCCGCCCGCGTCGCGCTCGGCGCCGTCGCCCGCCGCTTCCTCGGCGAGCTCGGCATCACCCTGGTCAGCCACACCCTCGCGATCGGCCCCGTCCGCGTGCCGGAGGGCTCGGCCCTGCCGACCCCGGCCGACGTCGACGCGCTGGACGCCGATCCGCTGCGCTGCCACGACGCCGCGACCAGCGCGCTGATGGTGGCCGAGGTCGACCGCGCGCACGAGGACGGCGACACGCTCGGCGGCGTCGTCGAGGTGCTCGCCTACGACCTGCCGCCGGGGCTCGGCTCCTACGTGCACTGGGACCGCCGGCTCGACGCGCAGCTCGCGGCCGCACTGATGGGCATCCAGGCGATCAAGGGCGTCGAGATCGGCGACGGCTTCCTGACCACCACGCGCCGCGGCTCCGAGGCGCACGACGAGCTCTTCGCGGCCGAGGGCGGCATCGGCCGCTCCAGTGACCGCGCCGGCGGCACCGAGGGCGGCATGAGCACCGGCACGGTCCTCCGGGTCCGCGCCGGCATGAAGCCGATCGCCACCGTCCCGCACGCGCTGCGCACCGTCGACGTCGCGACCGGCGAGGCCGCCGGCGCGCACCACCAGCGCTCCGACGTCTGCGCGGTGCCCGCCTCGGGCGTCGTCGCGGAGGCGATGGTCGCGCTCGTCCTGGCGAACGCCGTGCTGGAGAAGTTCGGCGGCGACAGCATCACCGAGACCCGCCGGAACCTCCGCGGCTACCTCGACGCGATCCCCGAGGAGCTGCGCACGCTCGCCGCCAGCGACCCGGCGCTCGGACTCGTCTGA
- the mltG gene encoding endolytic transglycosylase MltG → MTDVPPSRRAARAAEADQQSQLPHSPERPPASEADHEHDSIDHLFAGPEVGAPRDRGEAVAAAHPEAAPSTRRRRAKRENKPRRSRRGLIGGLLAFGVFVALVAIAVTIFVEPVRALFAEPEPTDFTGTGTSEVVFTIHQGDGGSTIAENLVADGVIKSYTPFYELLLAENPEPVFQPGAYSLKAEMSAKAALSALLDSDSTRLANTFVIPEGTSLKGALPLIADGSGVALADLEAAAADWGSYGLPAEATSLEGFLFPATYDIDPGTSAHDILQTLVNRMYQSLDAAGVPVENRYRTVVFASLVQREARVAEDFPKVARVFQNRLDQGWRLQSDATVAYGTGATDRVTTTDAERNDANNVYNTYQRDGLPPAPISNPGDVAIQAVLQPADGTWLYFVTVNLETGETVYSTTDAEHNAAVAQWQAWMRDHPEYQ, encoded by the coding sequence GTGACCGACGTCCCCCCGAGCCGCCGCGCCGCCCGCGCAGCCGAGGCAGATCAGCAGAGTCAGCTCCCGCACAGCCCGGAGCGGCCCCCCGCCTCTGAGGCCGACCACGAGCACGACTCGATCGACCACCTGTTCGCCGGCCCCGAGGTCGGCGCCCCGCGCGACCGCGGCGAGGCCGTCGCCGCCGCGCACCCCGAGGCCGCCCCCTCGACCCGTCGCCGCCGCGCCAAGCGCGAGAACAAGCCCCGACGCAGCCGTCGCGGACTGATCGGCGGCCTGCTCGCCTTCGGCGTCTTCGTCGCCCTCGTCGCGATCGCCGTGACGATCTTCGTCGAGCCGGTCCGCGCGCTGTTCGCCGAGCCGGAGCCGACCGACTTCACCGGCACGGGCACGAGCGAGGTCGTCTTCACGATCCACCAGGGCGACGGCGGCAGCACCATCGCCGAGAACCTCGTCGCGGACGGCGTCATCAAGTCGTACACGCCCTTCTACGAGCTGCTGTTGGCGGAGAACCCCGAGCCCGTCTTCCAGCCGGGCGCCTACTCCCTGAAGGCGGAGATGAGCGCGAAGGCGGCGCTGTCGGCGCTGCTCGACTCCGACTCGACCCGGCTCGCGAATACCTTCGTCATCCCGGAGGGCACCTCGCTCAAGGGCGCGCTGCCGCTGATCGCGGACGGCTCGGGCGTCGCCCTCGCCGACCTCGAGGCCGCGGCCGCCGACTGGGGCTCCTACGGGCTCCCCGCCGAGGCGACGAGCCTCGAGGGCTTCCTCTTCCCGGCGACCTACGACATCGACCCGGGCACCTCGGCGCACGACATCCTGCAGACGCTCGTGAACCGGATGTACCAGTCGCTCGACGCGGCGGGCGTGCCGGTCGAGAACCGCTACCGGACCGTCGTCTTCGCCTCGCTCGTCCAGCGCGAGGCCCGCGTCGCCGAGGACTTCCCGAAGGTCGCGCGCGTGTTCCAGAACCGCCTCGACCAGGGCTGGCGCCTGCAGTCGGACGCGACCGTCGCCTACGGCACCGGAGCCACCGACCGGGTGACCACGACCGACGCCGAGCGCAACGACGCGAACAACGTCTACAACACCTACCAGCGCGACGGTCTGCCACCCGCGCCGATCTCGAACCCGGGCGACGTCGCCATCCAGGCCGTGCTGCAGCCCGCGGACGGCACCTGGCTCTACTTCGTCACGGTGAACCTCGAGACCGGCGAGACGGTGTACTCGACGACCGACGCCGAGCACAACGCCGCGGTGGCGCAGTGGCAGGCATGGATGCGGGACCACCCGGAGTACCAGTGA
- a CDS encoding DUF948 domain-containing protein: MSGGDIAGLIAAGVFAILVAVAAVPLWKLGRVFDSTSEAIKQASDGLTPILDESASTLREANHQLARVDTITKDVAEVTGNVNALVALTAATVGGPLIKLAGFTAGVRAVLVAGRTADKAGSAVGRGVARRSRRTRRSSSK; encoded by the coding sequence GTGTCCGGTGGAGACATCGCAGGGCTCATCGCGGCGGGAGTGTTCGCGATCCTCGTGGCGGTCGCCGCCGTCCCGCTCTGGAAGCTCGGGCGGGTCTTCGACAGTACGAGCGAGGCGATCAAGCAGGCCAGTGACGGCCTGACCCCGATCCTCGACGAGTCCGCCTCGACCCTGCGCGAGGCGAACCACCAGCTCGCCCGCGTCGACACGATCACGAAGGACGTGGCCGAGGTCACCGGCAACGTGAACGCCCTCGTCGCCCTGACCGCCGCGACCGTCGGCGGCCCGCTGATCAAGCTGGCCGGCTTCACCGCCGGCGTGCGCGCGGTCCTCGTCGCCGGTCGCACCGCCGACAAGGCCGGCTCCGCGGTCGGGCGCGGCGTCGCGCGCCGCTCTCGGCGCACCCGCAGGTCGTCCTCGAAGTAG
- the rpsD gene encoding 30S ribosomal protein S4 has product MSTTSRTRSKTRLSRALGIPLTPKAARYLEKRPYAPGEHGRSKRKADSDYAVRLREKQRLRAQYGIREKQLRIAFQEARRTQGLTGENLVELLEMRLDALVLRSGFARTTAQARQFVTHRHIMVDGQTVDRPSFRVKPGQVIHVKTRSEGTEPFQVAAAGGHVDVLPKTPGYLEVEIDKLQATLLRRPKRAEVPVTCEVQFVVEYYAAR; this is encoded by the coding sequence GTGTCGACCACCTCACGTACCCGCTCGAAGACGCGCCTCTCGCGCGCCCTCGGCATCCCCCTGACCCCGAAGGCCGCCCGCTACCTCGAGAAGCGTCCCTACGCTCCCGGTGAGCACGGCCGCTCGAAGCGCAAGGCCGACTCCGACTACGCGGTCCGCCTGCGAGAGAAGCAGCGTCTGCGCGCCCAGTACGGCATCCGCGAGAAGCAGCTCCGCATCGCCTTCCAGGAGGCGCGCCGCACCCAGGGCCTGACCGGTGAGAACCTGGTCGAGCTCCTCGAGATGCGCCTCGACGCCCTCGTCCTGCGCTCGGGCTTCGCCCGCACCACGGCGCAGGCCCGCCAGTTCGTCACGCACCGCCACATCATGGTGGACGGCCAGACGGTCGACCGCCCCTCGTTCCGCGTGAAGCCGGGCCAGGTCATCCACGTCAAGACCCGCTCCGAGGGCACCGAGCCCTTCCAGGTCGCGGCCGCCGGCGGTCACGTCGACGTCCTCCCCAAGACCCCGGGCTACCTCGAGGTCGAGATCGACAAGCTCCAGGCGACGCTGCTGCGCCGCCCGAAGCGCGCCGAGGTCCCCGTGACCTGCGAAGTGCAGTTCGTCGTCGAGTACTACGCGGCCCGCTAG
- a CDS encoding shikimate dehydrogenase: MTAESAPGGRRLAVLGSPIAHSRSPELHAAAYRVLGLDWSYTAVEATEATLGAVVADPVALWHGLSLTMPLKHAVRPLLDEEDLVARATGAVNTLLIDRSAGAPRLRGFNTDVAGIVCALGEAGVHSAERVDILGGGATAASALAAAAELGAARVIVTLRSPEKAAPLAAIAAAVGVALDVRPFSDWDGADAAPLLVSTLPGGASAELVVPDAVVAASTLFDVAYSPWPSPLARRWGAAGSPVVSGLGMLLHQALLQVRVFAGGDPAVPLPDEDAVLAAMRATLPVDSAA, encoded by the coding sequence GTGACCGCGGAGTCGGCGCCGGGCGGGCGCCGGCTGGCGGTGCTCGGCTCGCCGATCGCGCACTCGCGCTCGCCCGAGCTGCACGCGGCGGCGTACCGGGTGCTCGGGCTCGACTGGAGCTACACGGCGGTCGAGGCGACTGAGGCGACGCTCGGCGCCGTCGTCGCCGATCCGGTCGCGCTCTGGCACGGCCTGTCGTTGACGATGCCGCTCAAGCACGCGGTGCGGCCGCTGCTCGACGAGGAGGACCTGGTGGCGCGGGCGACCGGCGCCGTCAACACCCTGCTGATCGACCGCTCCGCCGGTGCGCCCCGCCTGCGCGGCTTCAACACCGACGTCGCCGGCATCGTCTGCGCGCTCGGCGAGGCGGGAGTGCACTCGGCCGAGCGCGTCGACATCCTCGGGGGAGGGGCGACCGCCGCCTCCGCCCTCGCCGCGGCGGCCGAGCTGGGCGCCGCGCGCGTCATCGTCACGCTCCGCTCACCGGAGAAGGCGGCTCCGCTGGCCGCGATCGCCGCCGCGGTCGGTGTCGCCCTCGACGTCCGCCCGTTCTCGGACTGGGACGGCGCGGACGCCGCACCGCTGCTCGTCTCGACGCTGCCGGGCGGCGCCTCCGCCGAGCTGGTCGTGCCGGACGCGGTGGTCGCGGCCTCGACGCTCTTCGATGTGGCCTACTCGCCGTGGCCGAGCCCGCTCGCGCGGCGCTGGGGGGCGGCCGGCTCGCCGGTCGTGTCCGGACTGGGGATGCTGCTGCACCAGGCGCTGCTGCAGGTGCGGGTGTTCGCCGGCGGCGACCCTGCCGTGCCGCTGCCGGACGAGGACGCGGTGCTCGCCGCGATGCGCGCGACGCTGCCGGTCGACTCCGCCGCCTGA